In Salana multivorans, a single genomic region encodes these proteins:
- the purQ gene encoding phosphoribosylformylglycinamidine synthase subunit PurQ — MTAPVAEAAGTAATPDANGARIGVVTFPGTLDDRDAARAVRRAGGVAVPLWHADHDLKGVDAVVLPGGFSYGDYLRAGAIARFAPVMSEIVDAANRGMPVLGICNGFQMLTEAHLLPGSMVKNDHLHFICRDQKLRVENADTAWTHEYRRGQEIVVPLKNQDGQYVADEATLDRLEGEGLVAFRYVGVNPNGSRRDIAGITNERGNVVGLMPHPEHAIEPGFGPDAAAGPRQGTDGLTFFTSAIASVLARA, encoded by the coding sequence GTGACCGCCCCCGTCGCCGAGGCGGCCGGCACCGCCGCGACCCCCGACGCGAACGGGGCCCGGATCGGCGTCGTCACCTTCCCGGGGACGCTCGACGACCGCGACGCCGCCCGCGCCGTGCGCCGGGCCGGTGGCGTGGCCGTCCCGCTCTGGCACGCCGACCACGACCTCAAGGGCGTCGACGCCGTCGTCCTGCCCGGCGGGTTCTCCTACGGCGACTACCTGCGCGCCGGTGCGATCGCGCGGTTCGCGCCGGTCATGTCCGAGATCGTCGACGCGGCGAACCGCGGCATGCCCGTCCTCGGGATCTGCAACGGCTTCCAGATGCTGACCGAGGCGCACCTGCTGCCCGGGTCGATGGTGAAGAACGACCACCTGCACTTCATCTGCCGCGACCAGAAGCTCCGCGTCGAGAACGCCGACACGGCCTGGACCCACGAGTACCGCAGGGGCCAGGAGATCGTCGTCCCGCTGAAGAACCAGGACGGCCAGTACGTCGCCGACGAGGCGACGCTCGACCGGCTCGAGGGCGAGGGGCTCGTCGCGTTCCGGTACGTCGGCGTCAACCCGAACGGCTCCCGCCGGGACATCGCCGGGATCACGAACGAGCGCGGCAACGTCGTGGGGCTCATGCCGCACCCGGAGCACGCGATCGAGCCCGGTTTCGGGCCGGACGCCGCAGCCGGTCCACGGCAGGGCACCGACGGGCTGACGTTCTTCACCTCCGCCATCGCCTCGGTGCTCGCGCGCGCCTGA
- the purS gene encoding phosphoribosylformylglycinamidine synthase subunit PurS, with translation MPRIVVEVMPKPEILDPQGKAVNGALPRLGFSGITGVRQGKRFELTVDGPVTPEVLADVRRAAETVLSNPVIEDVVRVEAEESE, from the coding sequence ATGCCGCGCATCGTCGTCGAGGTCATGCCCAAGCCCGAGATCCTTGACCCGCAGGGGAAGGCCGTCAACGGCGCGCTCCCGCGACTGGGGTTCTCCGGGATCACCGGTGTCCGTCAGGGCAAGCGGTTCGAGCTCACCGTCGACGGGCCGGTGACGCCGGAGGTCCTCGCCGACGTCCGCCGCGCGGCCGAGACCGTCCTGTCCAACCCGGTCATCGAGGACGTGGTGCGCGTCGAGGCCGAGGAGTCCGAGTGA
- a CDS encoding AMP-binding protein — protein sequence MRFPPSDGVLPASPNESDAQPVEAWAPREVIVPAESVPEQLHASARTWPRRVAVDFLRRTTTYRDLERRVLRAAQGLLDLGVRAGDRVAIVMPNCTSHVVAFYAALRVGAVVVEHNPTYPASQLAHQLADSGALVAIAWEPSVPAALAAREGSALRTVVAVDLTADLPRSSRLMLSLPLRAARRARATMRGPVPRAAVRWESVLEAPELPESHPFPGADDVAILQYTGGTTGTPKGAVLTHRNLLANAVQCEEWTRMGRGEQTMVGALPFFHAFGLQTLLVLGIRTASTLVPFPRFDPEAIVASQRRRPATFFPAVPPMLERTVRVAAAKGVDLTSFSFAFSGAMPLPAQTAREWESATGGYAIEGYGMTETGPVALGNPVSPARRPGSLGLPFPSTQIRVVDPETLDDVSDGTRGELLVRGPQVFRGYWNRPEESAAQLLEDGWLRTGDIVVRDETGFVTLVDRIKEMIVTGGFKVYPSQVEDHLREMPGVADVAVVGMPAGDIGEKVVAAVVLDGTVPEISLADLRAWAAQHLTGYALPKELHVVSELPRSLIGKVLRRSVKEGLLAGTADDAGRADADGAGGAGDPARATTDATAS from the coding sequence ATGAGGTTTCCCCCGTCCGACGGCGTCCTGCCGGCTTCCCCGAACGAGAGCGACGCGCAGCCCGTCGAGGCCTGGGCGCCGCGCGAGGTCATCGTCCCCGCCGAGTCGGTGCCGGAGCAGCTCCACGCCAGCGCGCGCACCTGGCCGCGTCGCGTGGCCGTCGACTTCCTGCGCCGGACCACGACGTACCGCGACCTCGAGCGCCGGGTGCTCCGCGCCGCGCAGGGACTGCTCGACCTCGGCGTGCGGGCCGGTGACCGGGTCGCCATCGTCATGCCGAACTGCACCTCCCACGTCGTCGCGTTCTACGCGGCGCTGCGGGTGGGGGCCGTCGTCGTCGAGCACAACCCGACCTACCCGGCGAGCCAGCTCGCCCACCAGCTCGCGGACTCGGGCGCGCTCGTGGCGATCGCCTGGGAGCCGAGCGTCCCGGCCGCGCTCGCGGCGCGCGAGGGCAGCGCGCTGCGCACCGTCGTCGCGGTCGACCTGACGGCCGATCTGCCGCGGTCCTCGCGCCTCATGCTCTCGCTCCCGCTCCGCGCTGCCCGTCGCGCCCGCGCCACGATGCGCGGCCCCGTCCCGCGCGCGGCGGTGCGCTGGGAGAGCGTGCTGGAGGCGCCGGAGCTGCCCGAGAGCCACCCGTTCCCCGGGGCCGACGACGTCGCGATCCTGCAGTACACCGGCGGGACGACCGGCACCCCGAAGGGCGCCGTCCTCACCCACCGCAACCTCCTCGCGAACGCCGTCCAGTGCGAGGAGTGGACGCGGATGGGCCGCGGCGAGCAGACCATGGTCGGAGCGCTGCCGTTCTTCCACGCGTTCGGGCTGCAGACGCTGCTCGTGCTCGGCATCCGCACGGCCTCGACGCTCGTCCCGTTCCCCCGGTTCGACCCCGAGGCCATCGTCGCGTCGCAGCGGCGCCGGCCCGCGACGTTCTTCCCGGCGGTGCCGCCGATGCTGGAGCGCACGGTCCGGGTGGCGGCCGCCAAGGGCGTCGACCTCACGTCCTTCTCGTTCGCGTTCTCCGGCGCGATGCCGCTCCCGGCCCAGACCGCGCGGGAGTGGGAGAGCGCGACCGGCGGGTATGCGATCGAGGGCTACGGCATGACGGAGACCGGTCCCGTCGCGCTCGGCAACCCCGTCTCGCCGGCGCGGCGGCCCGGGTCGCTCGGGCTGCCGTTCCCCTCGACGCAGATCCGCGTCGTCGATCCCGAGACGCTCGACGACGTGTCGGACGGCACCCGCGGCGAGCTGCTCGTCCGCGGTCCGCAGGTGTTCCGCGGCTACTGGAACCGGCCGGAGGAGAGCGCGGCGCAGCTCCTGGAGGACGGGTGGCTGCGGACCGGCGACATCGTGGTGCGCGACGAGACCGGGTTCGTCACGCTCGTCGACCGGATCAAGGAGATGATCGTGACGGGCGGGTTCAAGGTCTACCCGTCGCAGGTCGAGGACCACCTGCGGGAGATGCCGGGGGTCGCCGACGTCGCCGTCGTCGGGATGCCGGCCGGGGACATCGGCGAGAAGGTGGTGGCCGCCGTCGTGCTCGACGGGACCGTGCCCGAGATCTCGCTCGCCGACCTGCGCGCGTGGGCGGCGCAGCACCTCACGGGGTACGCGCTGCCGAAGGAGCTGCACGTCGTGAGCGAGCTGCCGCGCTCGCTCATCGGGAAGGTGCTGCGGCGCAGCGTGAAGGAGGGCCTGCTCGCCGGGACGGCCGATGACGCCGGTCGTGCCGATGCGGACGGCGCCGGCGGTGCCGGCGACCCGGCGCGGGCGACGACGGACGCGACGGCGAGCTGA
- a CDS encoding MaoC/PaaZ C-terminal domain-containing protein, translating into MDDATHEPEDVGRHGEEHGDAPWIDDLLEEDAASRAAHPEATVDRGAPERVERLDAVPEPGRVYAAALARSGRLMLGASAGTQDPARAHVPDVALEVAGIRLDQERLDAYRALVGDRAAESTPPGFVHVSLFGLQLALMTRPDFPLPMLGMVHVANRVEQLRAVTCADELTARTWARALALRPIGDGEHVGTQVELVTEVRTAGAVAWQGVSTYLAKGVALPRLPILARDPREPFAPPVPTGGWTTDRVRSKEYARVSGDRNPIHTSSLAARAFGFPRVIAHGMDTAARALAALGPVRGEAFTWRVDFAAPVLVPGRVALRVERVDDLETTPDSRRPGWAMRAWEPTKGRLNLDGSLALA; encoded by the coding sequence ATGGACGACGCGACGCACGAGCCCGAGGACGTCGGACGCCACGGCGAGGAGCACGGCGACGCGCCCTGGATCGACGACCTCCTGGAGGAGGACGCCGCCTCGCGCGCGGCGCACCCCGAGGCGACGGTCGACCGCGGGGCGCCCGAGCGCGTCGAACGCCTCGACGCCGTCCCCGAGCCCGGCCGCGTGTACGCCGCGGCGCTCGCCCGGTCCGGCCGGCTCATGCTCGGCGCGAGCGCCGGGACGCAGGACCCGGCCCGGGCGCACGTCCCGGACGTCGCGCTCGAGGTCGCCGGCATCCGCCTCGACCAGGAGCGTCTCGACGCCTACCGCGCGCTCGTCGGCGACCGCGCCGCCGAGTCGACCCCGCCCGGCTTCGTCCACGTGAGCCTGTTCGGGCTCCAGCTCGCCCTCATGACGCGTCCAGACTTCCCGCTCCCGATGCTCGGGATGGTCCACGTCGCCAACCGGGTCGAGCAGCTGCGCGCCGTCACCTGCGCCGACGAGCTGACCGCCCGGACCTGGGCGCGCGCGCTCGCGCTCCGCCCGATCGGCGACGGCGAGCACGTCGGGACGCAGGTCGAGCTCGTGACGGAGGTCCGCACCGCGGGCGCCGTCGCCTGGCAGGGCGTCTCGACCTACCTGGCCAAGGGGGTCGCACTGCCGCGGCTGCCGATCCTCGCCCGCGATCCCCGCGAGCCCTTCGCGCCGCCGGTCCCGACCGGCGGCTGGACGACGGACCGCGTCCGGAGCAAGGAGTACGCCCGGGTCTCGGGTGACCGGAACCCGATCCACACCTCGTCGCTCGCGGCGCGGGCGTTCGGGTTCCCGCGCGTCATCGCGCACGGGATGGACACCGCGGCCCGCGCGCTCGCGGCGCTCGGACCGGTCCGCGGGGAGGCGTTCACGTGGCGGGTCGACTTCGCCGCGCCGGTGCTCGTACCCGGTCGCGTCGCGCTGCGCGTCGAGCGGGTCGACGACCTGGAGACGACGCCGGACAGCCGTCGGCCGGGCTGGGCGATGCGCGCCTGGGAGCCAACGAAGGGGCGGCTCAACCTCGACGGCTCGCTCGCCCTCGCCTGA
- a CDS encoding phosphoribosylaminoimidazolesuccinocarboxamide synthase → MSEQPTALPATIPGWRHVAAGKVRDLYVPEANPEWGDDVVLVVASDRISAYDHVLATSIPDKGAILTALSVWWFERLADVVPNHLVSLAVPSSVEGRAMICRRLDMYPVECVARGYLTGSGLAEYRADGTVCGLRLPDGLVDGSPLPRPIYTPAAKAAVGEHDENVTFEQVAAVVGESVAAALRTTTLAVYEAAEEIAAERGIVLADTKLEFGSLPSVDGEDRGAAARIVLGDEVLTPDSSRFWDAATWRPGQSQASFDKQYVRDWLTSAASGWDRASDEPPPALPAEVVELTRARYVEAYERLTGRDWL, encoded by the coding sequence GTGAGCGAACAGCCGACGGCCCTGCCCGCGACGATCCCGGGCTGGCGGCACGTCGCCGCCGGCAAGGTCCGCGACCTCTACGTCCCCGAGGCGAACCCCGAGTGGGGCGACGACGTCGTCCTCGTCGTCGCGAGCGACCGGATCTCCGCGTACGACCACGTGCTCGCCACGTCGATCCCGGACAAGGGCGCGATCCTCACGGCGCTGTCGGTGTGGTGGTTCGAGCGGCTCGCGGACGTCGTGCCGAACCACCTGGTCTCGCTCGCCGTGCCGTCCTCGGTCGAGGGCCGCGCGATGATCTGTCGCCGGCTGGACATGTACCCCGTCGAGTGCGTGGCGCGCGGGTACCTCACGGGTTCCGGCCTGGCCGAGTACCGCGCGGACGGGACGGTCTGCGGGCTGCGGCTGCCGGACGGGCTGGTCGACGGGTCGCCGCTGCCGCGTCCGATCTACACGCCGGCGGCCAAGGCCGCGGTCGGGGAGCACGACGAGAACGTCACCTTCGAGCAGGTCGCGGCCGTCGTGGGGGAGTCGGTCGCCGCCGCGCTGCGGACGACGACGCTCGCCGTCTACGAGGCGGCCGAGGAGATCGCGGCCGAGCGCGGGATCGTGCTCGCCGACACCAAGCTCGAGTTCGGCTCGCTGCCGAGCGTCGACGGCGAGGACCGCGGCGCGGCGGCGCGGATCGTGCTCGGCGACGAGGTGCTGACGCCGGACTCCTCGCGGTTCTGGGACGCCGCGACGTGGCGTCCGGGGCAGTCCCAGGCGAGCTTCGACAAGCAGTACGTGCGCGACTGGCTGACGTCGGCGGCGTCGGGCTGGGACCGCGCGTCGGACGAGCCGCCGCCGGCGCTGCCGGCCGAGGTGGTCGAGCTGACCCGAGCCCGCTACGTCGAGGCGTACGAGCGGCTCACCGGCCGCGACTGGCTGTAG
- a CDS encoding acetyl-CoA C-acetyltransferase codes for MTDTATPSPSIPARPDGQAVVVGGNRIPFAKAGGHYAGATSLDMLTTTIDGLVARFGLAGERLGEVRAGAVLNHSKDFNLAREAVLGSALDPTTPAVTLQRACATSLEAAWDVANKITLGQLDVAVAAGVDSTSDAPIVVGERLRKVLLKLNRAKTPMDRVRLLGQLRPADLAPVAPNVNEPRTGLSMGEHQALTNLAWGVTREGQDEVALASHRNLAAAWEDGLFDTLVTPYRGLTRDAALRPDTTAEALAGLRTVFGNDQSNPTMTAGNSTPLSDGAAAVLVASPAWAAANGHTPLARIVDAEAAAVDFVRGEEGLLMGGAYAVPRLLARQGLALEDIDLVEIHEAFAGVVVATLAAWASEEFAQQQLGLPALGTLDPARLNVAGSSLAAGHPFGATGARILATLATLLHRRRLADPSRERPFRGVISVCAAGGQAVAMLLEA; via the coding sequence ATGACCGACACCGCGACACCCAGCCCGAGCATCCCCGCCCGACCGGACGGACAGGCCGTCGTGGTCGGCGGCAACCGCATCCCGTTCGCCAAGGCCGGCGGTCACTACGCGGGCGCGACGAGCCTCGACATGCTGACGACGACGATCGACGGCCTCGTCGCACGGTTCGGCCTCGCCGGCGAGCGGCTGGGCGAGGTCCGCGCCGGCGCCGTCCTCAACCACTCCAAGGACTTCAACCTCGCCCGCGAGGCGGTGCTCGGCTCGGCGCTCGACCCGACGACGCCGGCCGTCACGCTCCAGCGCGCCTGCGCCACGAGCCTCGAGGCGGCCTGGGACGTGGCGAACAAGATCACGCTCGGCCAGCTCGACGTCGCGGTCGCCGCCGGCGTCGACTCCACCTCCGACGCGCCGATCGTCGTGGGCGAGCGGCTGCGGAAGGTGCTCCTCAAGCTGAACCGGGCGAAGACGCCGATGGACCGGGTCCGGCTGCTCGGCCAGCTCCGCCCCGCCGACCTCGCCCCCGTCGCTCCGAACGTCAACGAGCCGCGCACGGGCCTGAGCATGGGCGAGCACCAGGCGCTCACCAACCTCGCCTGGGGCGTGACGCGCGAGGGCCAGGACGAGGTCGCCCTCGCGTCGCACCGCAACCTCGCCGCGGCGTGGGAGGACGGGCTGTTCGACACGCTCGTCACCCCCTACCGCGGCCTCACCCGCGACGCGGCCCTGCGCCCGGACACGACGGCCGAGGCCCTCGCCGGGCTGCGCACCGTGTTCGGCAACGACCAGTCGAACCCGACGATGACGGCCGGCAACTCGACCCCGCTGTCGGACGGGGCGGCGGCCGTGCTCGTCGCCTCGCCGGCGTGGGCCGCGGCCAACGGCCACACGCCGCTCGCCCGGATCGTCGACGCCGAGGCCGCGGCCGTCGACTTCGTCCGCGGCGAGGAGGGCCTGCTCATGGGCGGCGCCTACGCGGTGCCCCGGCTGCTGGCCCGCCAGGGGCTGGCGCTGGAGGACATCGACCTGGTGGAGATCCACGAGGCGTTCGCCGGCGTCGTCGTCGCGACGCTCGCGGCCTGGGCGTCGGAGGAGTTCGCGCAGCAGCAGCTCGGCCTGCCGGCCCTCGGGACGCTCGACCCGGCGCGGCTCAACGTCGCCGGCTCCTCCCTCGCCGCTGGTCACCCGTTCGGCGCGACGGGCGCGCGCATCCTCGCGACGCTCGCGACGCTGCTGCACCGCCGTCGCCTCGCCGATCCCTCGCGGGAGCGGCCGTTCCGCGGCGTCATCTCCGTCTGCGCCGCTGGCGGTCAGGCCGTCGCGATGCTGCTCGAGGCGTGA
- a CDS encoding 3-oxoacyl-ACP reductase, whose amino-acid sequence MVTIPAPLRGVQRQIASTLTKALGLTEPVQLRRTDPDSVDVPLVAGPVLVVGDAAPGEGGGDGSGEVAGVVSTLRSWGCDVREWSPETGAPSEQRWGAVVVVLTGLTAPDQAAAPVLALGSVLRDLARCARVVVISRLPSDATRARVDGTDDASRRDDRAGDGEVSPAEAAARAGVEGLVRSLGKELRAGATANGIQLADGVDVLAPAAVGTLRFLLSARSAFVDGQLVPVTGDGEAPADWARPLAGKVAVVTGAARGIGAETVRVLVRDGALVLGVDVPAAGEALARTMNAVGGVALQLDITAPDAAERILEAIGRGPFRGRLDVLVHNAGILRDKLLANMTPAQWESVVAVNLAAQLAITAGLAEAAPGLVQVSLASTSGIAGNRGQTNYGFSKAGVIGATQAWAVLLGEGGGRANAVAPGFIETEMTASIPAVQREISRRVSSLGQGGKPVDVGEAVAFLASPQAGGINGQVLRVCGQNLVGR is encoded by the coding sequence ATGGTGACGATCCCTGCCCCGCTGCGCGGAGTGCAGCGACAGATCGCGAGCACGCTGACCAAGGCGCTCGGCCTCACCGAGCCGGTGCAGCTGCGGCGCACCGACCCGGACTCGGTCGACGTCCCGCTCGTCGCCGGCCCGGTGCTCGTCGTCGGCGACGCCGCACCCGGCGAGGGTGGCGGCGACGGCTCGGGCGAGGTGGCCGGCGTCGTCTCGACGCTGCGCTCGTGGGGGTGCGACGTGCGGGAGTGGTCGCCGGAGACGGGCGCGCCGAGCGAGCAGCGCTGGGGCGCCGTCGTCGTCGTGCTGACCGGCCTGACCGCGCCCGACCAGGCCGCGGCGCCCGTCCTCGCGCTCGGCTCGGTCCTGCGCGACCTCGCGCGCTGCGCGCGCGTCGTCGTCATCTCCCGCCTGCCGTCCGACGCGACCCGCGCCCGGGTCGACGGGACCGACGACGCCTCGCGACGGGACGACCGGGCCGGCGACGGCGAGGTCTCCCCCGCCGAGGCCGCCGCCCGGGCCGGCGTCGAGGGGCTCGTCCGCTCGCTCGGCAAGGAGCTGCGGGCGGGCGCGACGGCGAACGGGATCCAGCTCGCCGACGGGGTCGACGTCCTGGCCCCGGCCGCGGTCGGGACGCTGCGGTTCCTGCTGTCGGCGCGGTCGGCGTTCGTCGACGGGCAGCTCGTGCCCGTGACGGGCGACGGCGAGGCTCCCGCCGACTGGGCGCGGCCGCTCGCGGGGAAGGTCGCCGTCGTGACGGGCGCCGCCCGCGGGATCGGCGCCGAGACGGTCCGCGTCCTGGTCCGCGACGGCGCCCTCGTCCTCGGCGTCGACGTCCCGGCGGCGGGCGAGGCGCTCGCTCGGACGATGAACGCGGTCGGCGGTGTCGCCCTCCAGCTCGACATCACCGCCCCGGACGCCGCGGAGCGCATCCTCGAGGCGATCGGGCGCGGGCCGTTCCGCGGGCGGCTCGACGTCCTCGTCCACAACGCCGGCATCCTGCGCGACAAGCTGCTCGCGAACATGACGCCGGCCCAGTGGGAGTCGGTCGTCGCCGTCAACCTGGCGGCCCAGCTCGCGATCACGGCCGGTCTGGCCGAGGCCGCCCCCGGTCTCGTCCAGGTCTCGCTGGCCTCGACGAGCGGCATCGCCGGCAACCGCGGGCAGACGAACTACGGCTTCTCCAAGGCCGGCGTCATCGGCGCGACGCAGGCCTGGGCGGTCCTGCTCGGCGAGGGCGGCGGGCGGGCGAACGCCGTCGCCCCCGGCTTCATCGAGACCGAGATGACGGCGTCCATCCCGGCCGTCCAGCGCGAGATCTCCCGGCGCGTCTCCTCGCTCGGTCAGGGCGGCAAGCCCGTGGACGTCGGCGAGGCCGTCGCCTTCCTCGCCTCGCCCCAGGCCGGCGGGATCAACGGACAGGTGCTGCGCGTGTGCGGCCAGAACCTCGTGGGACGGTGA
- a CDS encoding TNT domain-containing protein, translating to MSLTPEQPETPHAPEGSSTPPPPPAFPPAPPAPGTPEVPTVPGAPTPPAAPEVPAAPEVPTPPAPPVPPAPAVPPAPVAPPVPVEPPLPGEPPAPAEDEDEDAGRAEETEVSEQEPVAEVEPEAVDPEPEHSSGAEQEPTAEAEAHPEPEPTPEPTSTRLSWTPPVDPLLLEAAAALRAAAALAEQTPDRTWSGWETAHLEWSQAGTQHSGRTYLTTPEGVVRLEVPDAAVTALARLRAAKADPTAGAWLAAYLTVTPGSDDVTATFEWERRPYWNAPGLRMVPAAGEPLPATPMPTDEQWLADLRSYPRSAELVPDWLRNSTATPGAAAAALRRRLDDVGYPGEAVLLPSESPSASLLEGAMEVRAVGSRFEVGVRDYGVFESFHSAATEREACDWLWSYLSAPVPAATPVPRHDLDTRSASYRPSYAQLYGQLQAGGGAILTTLPAGVALDRIGALDGVFLFPWATPIEMRALPPVAGQQHVRLFQLLTTRPLTVEAEIVQPWFGQPGGSLRFRLAQDGEGVRQLVQSGALLQVTVGP from the coding sequence ATGAGCCTCACGCCCGAGCAGCCGGAGACGCCGCACGCGCCCGAGGGGTCGAGCACGCCCCCGCCGCCCCCCGCGTTCCCGCCGGCACCGCCCGCGCCCGGGACGCCCGAGGTCCCGACGGTCCCCGGCGCGCCGACGCCGCCGGCCGCGCCCGAGGTTCCGGCCGCGCCCGAGGTTCCGACGCCGCCCGCGCCCCCGGTGCCGCCCGCGCCGGCCGTTCCGCCCGCGCCGGTCGCGCCGCCGGTTCCGGTGGAGCCGCCGCTGCCCGGCGAGCCGCCGGCTCCCGCCGAGGACGAGGACGAGGACGCGGGGCGCGCGGAGGAGACGGAGGTCTCGGAGCAGGAGCCGGTCGCCGAGGTCGAGCCGGAGGCCGTCGACCCGGAGCCGGAGCACTCGTCCGGGGCCGAGCAGGAGCCGACCGCCGAGGCCGAGGCGCACCCGGAGCCGGAGCCGACCCCCGAGCCCACCAGCACGCGGCTGTCCTGGACGCCGCCCGTCGACCCGCTGCTCCTGGAGGCTGCGGCCGCCCTGCGCGCCGCCGCCGCCCTGGCCGAGCAGACACCCGACCGCACCTGGTCCGGCTGGGAGACCGCGCACCTGGAGTGGTCGCAGGCCGGGACGCAGCACTCCGGTCGGACGTACCTCACGACGCCCGAGGGCGTCGTCCGGCTCGAGGTCCCGGACGCGGCGGTGACCGCCCTCGCCCGGCTGCGCGCGGCCAAGGCCGACCCCACCGCCGGCGCGTGGCTCGCCGCCTACCTCACCGTGACGCCGGGCTCCGACGACGTCACGGCCACGTTCGAGTGGGAGCGGCGCCCGTACTGGAACGCGCCGGGCCTGCGCATGGTGCCGGCCGCGGGCGAGCCGCTCCCCGCCACGCCGATGCCGACCGACGAGCAGTGGCTCGCCGACCTGCGCAGCTACCCGCGCAGCGCCGAGCTGGTCCCGGACTGGCTGCGCAACTCCACGGCGACGCCCGGTGCCGCCGCGGCCGCGCTGCGTCGCCGGCTCGACGACGTCGGCTACCCCGGGGAGGCCGTCCTGCTGCCGAGCGAGTCGCCGTCGGCGTCGCTGCTCGAGGGCGCGATGGAGGTCCGCGCGGTCGGCAGCCGGTTCGAGGTCGGCGTGCGCGACTACGGCGTCTTCGAGTCCTTCCACTCGGCCGCGACCGAGCGCGAGGCCTGCGACTGGCTGTGGAGCTACCTCTCGGCGCCCGTCCCGGCCGCAACGCCCGTGCCGCGGCACGACCTCGACACCCGCTCCGCGTCCTACCGCCCGAGCTACGCCCAGCTCTACGGGCAGCTCCAGGCGGGCGGCGGCGCGATCCTCACGACGCTGCCGGCGGGCGTCGCGCTCGACCGGATCGGCGCCCTCGACGGGGTCTTCCTGTTCCCGTGGGCCACGCCGATCGAGATGCGGGCGCTCCCGCCGGTCGCCGGTCAGCAGCACGTGCGGCTCTTCCAGCTCCTGACGACGCGGCCGCTGACCGTCGAGGCGGAGATCGTCCAGCCGTGGTTCGGCCAGCCGGGCGGCTCGCTCCGGTTCCGGCTCGCCCAGGACGGCGAGGGCGTCCGCCAGCTCGTCCAGTCCGGTGCCCTGCTCCAGGTGACCGTCGGCCCCTGA